From a single Leptospira levettii genomic region:
- a CDS encoding glycogen/starch synthase has product MKILHASAEYFPYIKMGGLADMLASLTKEQAKTEKVYVALPLIGSMGKEPNWTGKVYKSILPEDACEETVAVSLLRKARFREADESGIKLYFFDSELFRSLDSIYGTTDEHYRFAIFSYACYALSQILQVNVFHAHDWHTAMSLALQKNSSHSVPSVFTIHNLAYQGDHPFWMTGFLKEDPFRLVTSPFDHNDKCNYMKAGILSAGQITTVSPGYKEETLREPNGFGLSYALQKRGFDYTGILNGIDADEWNPKSDKRIFQTYSVTNWKEGKEKNKKELYREIGRPHLPLDLPLIGLIGRLTYQKGFPTFLQAFLERRHLPHRYVVLGSGDAETEKAFFHLSDVMPDVFYFYRGYNESLAHTIEAASDFFLMPSLFEPCGLNQMYSHAYGTIPIVSRVGGLRDTVKESNDIKFKTGIVFEPNDAGSLGYALERAKDLFQSEEKRQVVQNIMQLDWTWTKRKKEYDSIYQKAISLLI; this is encoded by the coding sequence ATGAAGATTCTCCACGCATCCGCAGAATATTTTCCCTACATCAAGATGGGTGGACTTGCGGACATGCTCGCCTCCCTAACGAAAGAACAGGCAAAGACAGAAAAAGTTTATGTCGCATTACCTCTGATTGGATCGATGGGGAAGGAACCAAATTGGACCGGCAAAGTATATAAGTCCATCCTTCCAGAAGATGCGTGTGAGGAAACGGTTGCTGTAAGTTTACTCAGAAAGGCAAGGTTCCGGGAAGCAGATGAATCGGGGATCAAATTGTATTTTTTTGATTCAGAATTGTTTCGGAGTTTAGATTCCATTTATGGAACAACTGACGAACATTACCGTTTTGCCATTTTTTCCTACGCTTGTTATGCGCTAAGCCAAATTTTACAAGTAAATGTTTTCCATGCCCACGATTGGCATACGGCAATGTCTCTCGCCTTACAAAAAAATTCGAGCCATTCCGTTCCTTCTGTTTTTACCATCCACAACCTTGCTTACCAAGGGGACCATCCATTTTGGATGACAGGTTTTCTAAAAGAAGATCCCTTTCGATTGGTAACAAGTCCCTTCGACCATAATGATAAATGCAATTATATGAAGGCTGGGATTTTGTCTGCAGGGCAAATCACAACAGTAAGCCCAGGTTACAAAGAAGAAACCTTACGGGAACCCAATGGATTTGGCCTCAGTTATGCCTTACAAAAAAGAGGATTCGATTATACAGGAATTTTAAATGGGATCGATGCCGACGAATGGAATCCAAAGTCTGACAAACGAATTTTCCAAACCTACTCGGTAACCAATTGGAAGGAAGGGAAAGAGAAAAACAAAAAAGAACTCTACCGAGAAATTGGAAGGCCACATTTGCCATTGGATCTTCCACTCATAGGACTCATCGGTCGGCTTACCTACCAAAAAGGATTTCCAACTTTCCTACAAGCTTTCCTAGAAAGACGCCACCTTCCCCACCGTTATGTGGTTCTCGGCTCTGGAGATGCAGAAACGGAAAAAGCATTTTTCCATTTATCAGATGTGATGCCAGATGTGTTCTATTTTTACCGAGGTTACAATGAATCGCTTGCTCACACAATAGAAGCAGCGAGTGATTTTTTTCTCATGCCATCACTCTTTGAACCTTGTGGCCTCAACCAAATGTATAGCCATGCGTACGGAACCATTCCGATTGTTTCGCGAGTGGGTGGTTTAAGGGATACAGTTAAGGAATCGAATGATATCAAATTCAAAACAGGAATTGTCTTTGAACCGAATGACGCGGGTTCGCTGGGATATGCGTTAGAACGAGCTAAAGATCTATTCCAGTCAGAAGAAAAAAGGCAAGTTGTTCAAAACATCATGCAACTGGACTGGACATGGACCAAACGAAAAAAAGAGTATGATTCCATATACCAAAAAGCCATTTCCCTTTTGATATAA
- the pckA gene encoding phosphoenolpyruvate carboxykinase (ATP), with product MSVSTNLKGLAELGLKPSEVFHNLSYEEIYQHELNNKEGVTSDNGTMMVDTGIFTGRSPKDKYFVDEPSSQNNIWWGPVNTKVSEAIFNELYAEVTKFLDNKKLYVFDGHAGTNDDTRISLRVVTERAWQHHFCTNMFLRPTKEELAKLNPEFTIINASGYKNAKYKEHGLNSEVFVIFHLAKKICIIGGTEYGGEMKKGIFSVMNYYLPLKNVLTMHCSANVGKDGDSALFFGLSGTGKTTLSTDPNRKLIGDDEHGWDDNGIFNIEGGCYAKTINLDPKTEPEIYAAIRRDALLENVVYDATTKKVDYSSAAKTENTRVSYPIFHIDNIQPGSKAGHPNTVIFLTYDAYGVLPAVSKLSIEQAMYHFLSGYTAKVAGTERGVKEPQATFSACFGQAFMTLHPTFYAKLLGEKMKKHKVNAYLINTGLVGGKYGVGKRMNLPATRQIINEILNGNIEKSEFEKHPVFQVSFPKSVNGVDAHILNPRNAWENKEEYDKTAADLAKQFVENYKKYLTGSKEFDYSQYGPVA from the coding sequence ATGTCAGTATCTACTAATCTAAAAGGCCTTGCTGAACTCGGCCTAAAACCGTCCGAAGTCTTCCATAACTTATCATACGAAGAAATTTACCAGCACGAATTGAATAACAAAGAAGGTGTTACTTCTGATAATGGAACGATGATGGTGGATACCGGGATTTTTACGGGTCGTTCCCCTAAAGACAAGTACTTTGTCGATGAACCTTCTTCCCAAAACAACATTTGGTGGGGACCAGTTAACACAAAGGTTTCCGAAGCGATTTTTAATGAACTCTACGCAGAAGTAACCAAATTCCTCGATAACAAAAAATTATACGTATTTGATGGCCACGCAGGAACCAACGACGACACACGAATCTCTCTCCGTGTGGTCACAGAAAGAGCTTGGCAACACCACTTTTGCACCAATATGTTCCTTCGCCCAACCAAAGAAGAACTCGCAAAACTCAACCCAGAGTTTACGATCATCAATGCTTCTGGTTATAAAAACGCAAAATACAAAGAACACGGTCTCAATTCCGAAGTGTTTGTGATCTTCCACTTAGCTAAAAAAATCTGTATCATCGGTGGAACAGAATACGGTGGGGAAATGAAAAAAGGGATTTTCTCTGTCATGAACTACTACTTACCACTGAAGAATGTTCTCACAATGCACTGCTCTGCAAACGTTGGTAAAGACGGAGACAGCGCTCTTTTCTTTGGTCTTTCTGGAACAGGAAAAACAACTTTATCCACAGACCCAAATCGTAAACTCATCGGTGATGACGAGCATGGTTGGGACGACAATGGAATCTTTAACATTGAAGGTGGTTGTTATGCAAAAACCATCAACTTAGATCCAAAAACAGAACCAGAAATCTATGCAGCGATCCGTCGTGATGCCCTTCTCGAAAACGTTGTGTATGATGCGACGACTAAGAAGGTTGATTATTCTTCTGCTGCAAAAACTGAAAACACTCGTGTTTCGTATCCAATTTTCCACATCGACAACATCCAACCAGGATCCAAAGCAGGTCACCCAAACACAGTGATCTTCCTTACTTACGATGCATATGGTGTATTACCTGCAGTGTCTAAACTTTCCATCGAACAAGCGATGTACCACTTCCTTTCTGGTTACACAGCGAAGGTAGCAGGAACGGAACGCGGTGTGAAAGAACCACAAGCAACTTTCTCAGCTTGTTTTGGTCAGGCGTTTATGACTCTCCACCCAACTTTCTATGCAAAACTACTTGGTGAAAAAATGAAAAAACACAAAGTAAATGCATACCTCATCAACACAGGTCTTGTAGGTGGAAAGTATGGTGTTGGAAAACGAATGAACCTTCCTGCAACTCGCCAAATCATCAATGAAATCCTGAACGGAAACATTGAAAAATCCGAGTTTGAAAAACACCCAGTATTCCAAGTGTCTTTCCCTAAATCCGTAAATGGTGTGGATGCTCATATCCTAAACCCACGTAACGCTTGGGAAAACAAAGAAGAATACGACAAAACGGCAGCGGACCTTGCGAAACAATTTGTAGAAAACTACAAAAAATACCTCACTGGTTCCAAAGAATTTGATTACAGCCAATACGGTCCAGTAGCGTAA
- a CDS encoding chitobiase/beta-hexosaminidase C-terminal domain-containing protein — protein sequence MRNKLYLLFVLTLFSSQCVGILPDGSSQQRFNPFLFLLGLIGGSPSSSQDLSPGTAFDLSGDGKTDATLVDSDGDGVSDGINLTGGTTPNLILLDTNGDGIPDAVDSNGDGIADYYISPNPPGFLTTAPGGTGNPVVIIVDANGNPLGFDTDGDGTPNDTAIVTILSDTTPPTLTSSLLAGTYSTAQTATLTCSDNRAPGSIVYTMDASSPTFSPKLGTVVNRSSQSISLSTEGNHTLQAICRDLAGNLSAPLNITYTIDSQVPALTLVGQTATAISSQAGAITSSTATWQSNRSGSYVIREGSDCASGTQVASGNVTASADQTFHRSHTNFTGEGTKTYRICVTGSNGLTGFVSFSLRRDDTPPTISASPGAGSYATATSVSASCSDVGGSGCDKIAYSVLVGSSPTNPSIQGSTGTIISGNLYNSALVMTDGATTYTKFIARDQAGNLSNVVSQTYIVDTEVSSITINSHTEFINGSSQASISWQSSKAGQYQIRIGGTNCTNGTALANAGFNFSVRGSIPAATSVTSSIENSHFAVGDNTIRICVENLVGSFGSNSRTTKKDTTAPVVTMTSPSGAGPFASGTQLQLSCSDTNGTGCEKIIYTLDGTDPLFESNGQVINGTVYTTPLALSDGGNQVKYLARDVAGNVSSAGNQNFHVGPPSAPTFVEAQAGGTSAIVQWWPVSGATSYTVYYNTSPGVTTASTSFGPMTDTYATITGLASGTLYYFRVVASNSGGNSSISLLEATALTTVTPPGTSSTGTYVDVSAGQGSGSGNFPSAIIDRRNNKLLIATTNQANSGRLSLFRCNLDGTSCTYHDISSSQGTNSGIRPSITIDEKNQTILVATTNGANNNKLALYRCSLEISECSYKDISSGQANESGWHPSIGIDYLNDKLIVVTQNNSNNSKPSLFRCDLNGNNCIHTDISADQGNGSGFSPHLSIDYSNQKLIVVMRSANKLSLRYCHLNGSNCIFRDIPIVGLENPFGVIDYSTNKYLIVANQTSIAKPLLIRCDMDGNNCGSVNFANLQSGNIGYYPNLVIDKVNEKLFISSIRKGTFLNSPNVWKCNLDGSSCTYLVFSSAYSDDSNLRTLLDTNSGKILIITNNVTNSNKPSLFIW from the coding sequence ATGCGAAACAAACTTTACTTACTTTTTGTTCTAACTCTTTTTTCGAGCCAATGTGTAGGAATCCTCCCCGATGGCTCCTCGCAACAGAGATTCAATCCCTTTCTTTTTTTACTTGGACTCATTGGTGGGAGCCCGAGTTCCTCTCAAGATTTATCCCCTGGCACTGCATTTGATCTTTCGGGTGATGGGAAAACGGACGCCACTCTTGTAGACTCCGATGGGGATGGGGTTTCCGATGGGATCAACTTAACAGGTGGGACCACTCCCAATCTTATCCTCTTAGATACCAACGGTGATGGAATTCCTGATGCCGTCGATAGCAATGGTGATGGGATTGCCGACTACTACATCAGTCCCAACCCTCCAGGATTTTTAACGACAGCTCCAGGTGGCACAGGAAATCCCGTGGTCATCATTGTTGATGCGAATGGAAATCCACTTGGGTTTGATACTGACGGTGATGGGACACCGAATGACACAGCCATTGTCACAATCCTAAGTGATACAACACCTCCTACTCTCACCAGTTCTTTGTTAGCTGGCACTTATTCAACGGCGCAAACTGCAACCCTCACTTGTTCTGATAACCGAGCTCCTGGTTCGATAGTCTACACAATGGACGCTTCTTCTCCAACATTTTCACCAAAACTGGGAACGGTGGTGAATCGCTCTTCCCAATCCATTTCCCTTTCTACGGAAGGAAATCATACTCTGCAAGCTATCTGTCGTGACCTGGCAGGAAACCTTTCGGCACCATTAAATATTACGTATACGATTGATTCCCAAGTCCCTGCACTTACTCTAGTAGGCCAAACGGCAACTGCGATTAGCTCCCAAGCCGGTGCCATTACAAGTTCTACAGCAACTTGGCAATCCAATCGATCCGGCTCCTATGTTATCCGAGAAGGAAGTGATTGTGCCTCTGGAACTCAAGTGGCATCGGGGAATGTGACTGCTAGTGCCGATCAAACCTTCCATCGTTCCCATACGAATTTTACCGGCGAGGGAACCAAAACCTATAGGATCTGCGTTACAGGATCCAATGGGCTCACAGGTTTTGTTTCCTTTAGCCTCAGGCGAGATGATACACCACCCACAATCAGTGCTAGTCCAGGTGCTGGGAGTTATGCAACAGCTACTTCTGTCTCTGCCTCGTGTTCAGACGTGGGAGGTTCTGGGTGTGACAAAATCGCTTACTCAGTATTAGTTGGCTCTTCTCCTACGAATCCTAGCATCCAAGGAAGTACAGGAACTATCATCAGTGGAAATTTGTACAATTCTGCACTTGTTATGACAGATGGTGCGACCACCTATACAAAGTTTATTGCCCGTGACCAAGCAGGAAATCTATCCAATGTAGTTTCCCAAACTTATATCGTAGATACAGAAGTTTCCTCAATCACGATCAATTCACATACTGAGTTCATCAATGGATCCTCTCAAGCATCAATCAGCTGGCAAAGTTCTAAGGCAGGCCAATACCAAATTCGCATTGGAGGAACAAATTGTACAAATGGGACTGCACTTGCCAACGCAGGTTTCAACTTCAGTGTGAGAGGAAGTATCCCTGCAGCCACCAGCGTAACTTCTTCCATTGAAAATTCACATTTTGCAGTTGGTGACAATACCATTCGCATTTGTGTGGAAAACCTTGTGGGAAGTTTCGGCTCCAATTCGCGAACCACTAAAAAAGACACGACTGCACCAGTCGTGACCATGACATCCCCATCAGGAGCGGGTCCGTTTGCTTCTGGTACACAACTCCAACTAAGTTGTTCCGACACGAATGGAACTGGATGTGAAAAAATCATTTATACCTTGGATGGAACGGACCCTTTGTTCGAATCCAATGGTCAGGTGATCAATGGAACTGTGTATACAACACCATTGGCACTATCCGATGGCGGTAACCAAGTCAAATACCTTGCCCGTGATGTAGCAGGAAATGTAAGCTCTGCAGGAAACCAAAATTTCCATGTGGGCCCACCAAGCGCCCCCACCTTTGTGGAAGCACAAGCTGGTGGAACGAGTGCTATTGTCCAATGGTGGCCAGTGAGTGGTGCCACATCGTACACAGTGTACTACAACACAAGCCCTGGTGTGACAACGGCATCGACTAGTTTCGGACCCATGACAGATACATATGCAACGATCACAGGTTTGGCGAGTGGGACGTTGTATTATTTTCGGGTTGTGGCAAGTAATAGCGGAGGGAATAGTTCGATTTCGTTATTAGAAGCGACTGCTTTGACGACCGTGACACCGCCCGGGACAAGTTCAACAGGGACCTATGTTGATGTATCTGCTGGCCAGGGATCAGGTTCAGGAAATTTTCCAAGTGCAATTATAGATCGAAGAAATAATAAACTTTTAATCGCAACTACCAACCAAGCTAATAGTGGTAGGCTAAGCTTGTTTCGTTGTAATTTGGATGGAACGAGTTGCACGTATCATGATATTTCTTCAAGCCAAGGTACTAACTCTGGGATCAGGCCTTCCATCACAATTGATGAAAAGAATCAGACAATTCTTGTTGCGACTACAAATGGTGCCAATAATAACAAACTTGCACTCTATCGATGTAGTCTCGAAATTAGTGAATGTAGCTATAAAGATATTTCCTCTGGCCAAGCCAATGAGTCAGGCTGGCACCCTTCCATTGGAATTGATTATTTAAATGATAAGCTCATAGTTGTCACACAAAACAACAGCAATAATTCCAAACCAAGCTTATTTCGATGCGATTTAAATGGTAATAATTGCATTCATACCGACATCTCAGCTGACCAAGGAAATGGATCTGGCTTTAGTCCTCATTTGTCCATTGATTATTCAAATCAGAAACTAATCGTCGTTATGAGATCCGCAAATAAATTAAGTTTGAGATACTGCCATTTAAATGGTTCAAATTGTATATTTCGTGATATTCCAATTGTCGGACTAGAAAACCCATTTGGCGTGATTGATTATTCCACTAACAAATATTTGATCGTAGCAAATCAAACATCGATTGCAAAACCATTATTAATAAGATGTGACATGGATGGGAACAATTGTGGCTCCGTAAATTTTGCGAATTTACAGTCTGGAAATATTGGCTATTATCCAAATTTAGTGATTGATAAAGTCAATGAAAAACTATTCATCTCTTCAATTAGAAAAGGTACATTCTTAAACTCTCCAAATGTATGGAAATGTAATTTAGATGGAAGTAGTTGTACATATCTCGTTTTTAGTTCAGCATACAGTGATGATTCTAATCTACGAACTCTTCTCGATACTAATTCTGGAAAGATTTTAATCATTACAAATAATGTTACCAACTCCAACAAACCCTCCCTCTTCATCTGGTAA